Proteins encoded within one genomic window of Synechococcus sp. PCC 7335:
- a CDS encoding phosphoribosylanthranilate isomerase yields MLKVKICGITQVEQAEAIANLGASALGYICVGQSPRYIPPESIAPIIATVSRAAPQVEHFGVFANASLSEILRVTRTAGISVIQLHGGESPATCQRLRDALIHAELPDIKLVKAIRVRTSEDLEMALSYEAYIDILLLDAYHPVQLGGTGKILDWRSLQSFSPNRPWFLAGGLNPDNILSALGQLSPDGIDLSSGVERSPGDKDLSKVRRLFDQLRRHS; encoded by the coding sequence GTGTTAAAAGTGAAGATCTGTGGGATTACTCAGGTAGAACAAGCCGAGGCGATCGCCAATCTGGGTGCGTCCGCACTTGGCTACATCTGTGTGGGGCAATCACCCCGTTATATTCCACCTGAAAGCATTGCTCCGATTATCGCGACTGTTTCTAGAGCCGCTCCGCAAGTTGAGCACTTCGGTGTATTCGCTAACGCCTCCCTGTCAGAGATTCTTCGCGTCACGAGAACGGCAGGTATAAGCGTGATTCAGCTCCACGGTGGTGAGTCGCCAGCGACTTGTCAGCGACTGCGCGATGCCCTAATCCATGCTGAGCTACCGGATATAAAACTGGTCAAAGCCATTCGAGTTCGTACCTCTGAAGATCTAGAAATGGCACTTAGCTACGAAGCCTACATCGATATTCTGCTACTAGATGCTTACCATCCTGTTCAGCTAGGTGGCACGGGTAAAATTTTGGACTGGCGATCGCTTCAGTCTTTTTCACCCAATCGACCTTGGTTTTTAGCGGGCGGTCTCAACCCAGATAATATTCTTAGCGCGCTTGGCCAGCTGTCTCCTGACGGAATCGACCTCTCTAGTGGGGTAGAGAGGTCACCAGGGGATAAGGACCTATCCAAGGTTCGTCGATTGTTTGACCAGCTAAGACGCCACAGCTAG
- a CDS encoding lipoate--protein ligase family protein, giving the protein MAHDTWRMIPLMNRAGAEHMAIDSWLLDQHVKGLQPSCLRFYTWRSPTISLGYHQHQFPDHWKHLRYKGQPVELVRRPTGGRAVLHQGELTYALVTSRCKGSRKETYRQLCQFLIEGWRELGVELSFGNAKRGYINNPNCFGTATSADLVMNDGYKLVGSAQVYREGCVLQHGSMRLRPDIKLYRDVFGEELGSPTLSEAYQKRNSPDDLERVSKTLAEAARACFDIDFDTQALTSAETESAITTHLLTYEQQSHQNSKAL; this is encoded by the coding sequence ATGGCTCACGATACCTGGCGAATGATACCGCTGATGAACAGGGCGGGCGCTGAGCACATGGCGATCGATAGCTGGCTGCTAGATCAACATGTGAAAGGGTTGCAGCCATCGTGCTTACGGTTCTATACATGGCGATCGCCTACAATTTCGCTAGGCTATCATCAGCATCAGTTTCCAGACCATTGGAAGCATCTGAGATACAAGGGTCAGCCTGTAGAACTAGTCCGCAGACCAACAGGTGGCAGAGCCGTTCTACATCAAGGAGAGCTAACTTATGCGCTGGTAACTTCTCGCTGCAAAGGTTCGCGGAAAGAAACGTATCGACAACTGTGTCAGTTTCTGATCGAAGGCTGGCGGGAATTAGGCGTAGAGCTTAGCTTTGGCAATGCTAAGCGAGGCTATATTAACAATCCAAACTGCTTTGGCACAGCTACTTCTGCCGATCTAGTCATGAACGATGGTTACAAGCTAGTTGGTAGCGCCCAAGTCTATCGCGAGGGCTGCGTATTACAACACGGCTCTATGCGACTACGGCCAGATATCAAGCTGTACAGAGATGTCTTTGGAGAGGAACTCGGGAGCCCAACTCTATCAGAAGCCTATCAGAAGCGAAATAGCCCAGATGATCTAGAACGAGTTTCAAAGACTTTGGCCGAGGCGGCTAGAGCGTGCTTTGATATTGATTTTGATACTCAAGCGCTTACTTCCGCCGAGACAGAAAGCGCTATAACAACCCACTTACTAACGTATGAGCAGCAGTCGCATCAAAACTCAAAGGCGTTATGA
- a CDS encoding glutamine synthetase III, with the protein MTGNESRTQAIYEITNREPIEAKAPKKLEDIWASNVFSLSKMQATLPKDVFKSLKETIKTGKKLDPSVADTVAGAMRDWAISKGAMYYAHVFYPLTGGTAEKHDGFISPQSDGGVISEFSGKLLIQGEPDGSSFPNGGIRDTFEARGYTGWDVTSPAYILENEMGATLCIPTVFVSWTGEALDKKTPLLRSIAVVDKAANRVLKLLGNTDVAPVNSSCGAEQEYFLVDANFANARPDLLLAGRTLFGKAPAKGQQFDDHYFGAIPPRVQAYMHDIETRLYKLGIPAKTSHNEVAPGQFEIAPVFESANVASDHQQQIMTTLRDAAVDHGFMCLLHEKPFAGINGSGKHVNWSIGNSTQGNLLDPGDTPEENLQFLAFCGAVIRGVHLFGPLMRAVIATASNDHRLGANEAPPAIMSVYLGSQLEDIFNQIKEGKLVGSSHKGVMHLGVDVLPPLSKDAGDRNRTSPFAFTGNRFEFRAVGSSQSVSGPLIALNTMMADSLSWIADQLEAKVGSGSSPEETGNAVQAILKDIMDKHGVAVFGGNGYSDEWHKEAVEQRGLLNIPTTADALPYLKESSVVELFKTTGVLSPTELESRFEVYAEQYILSIEVEAKLVVDIAKTLIYPAVMRHLGEAAGTVANLSDIGVSVDKTPVEKVAGLAKSLLDGANELDSAIAKHDFGSTEEHMDYCAGTIRDMMNSIREAADTLEGEIADDLWPLPTYEEMLFIK; encoded by the coding sequence ATGACTGGAAACGAGTCGCGCACGCAGGCAATTTACGAGATCACTAACAGAGAGCCGATTGAGGCTAAAGCCCCCAAAAAGTTAGAAGATATCTGGGCTTCGAATGTCTTTAGCCTAAGCAAAATGCAGGCAACCCTACCTAAAGATGTCTTCAAGTCGCTGAAGGAGACCATCAAAACTGGGAAAAAACTCGATCCTTCTGTCGCGGATACCGTTGCTGGGGCAATGCGTGATTGGGCGATCTCAAAAGGCGCTATGTACTATGCCCATGTCTTTTATCCCTTGACAGGAGGAACAGCAGAGAAACACGACGGCTTTATCTCTCCTCAAAGTGACGGTGGTGTGATTTCAGAGTTTTCTGGCAAATTACTTATTCAAGGTGAGCCTGATGGGTCCTCTTTTCCCAATGGCGGCATTCGTGACACCTTCGAAGCGCGAGGCTATACCGGTTGGGACGTAACTAGTCCGGCTTATATCCTCGAAAACGAGATGGGCGCAACGCTTTGCATTCCCACAGTCTTTGTTTCCTGGACAGGCGAAGCGCTCGATAAGAAGACGCCCTTACTACGCTCAATTGCTGTCGTTGATAAGGCAGCAAATCGAGTACTCAAGCTATTGGGCAACACTGATGTTGCGCCCGTGAATTCGAGCTGCGGAGCGGAGCAAGAGTACTTTTTAGTAGATGCTAACTTTGCTAATGCGCGGCCTGATCTACTCCTCGCAGGTCGCACCTTGTTTGGCAAAGCGCCTGCGAAAGGTCAGCAGTTTGATGACCATTACTTTGGTGCAATTCCGCCACGCGTGCAGGCATACATGCACGATATCGAAACCCGACTGTACAAACTCGGCATTCCAGCTAAGACTAGCCATAACGAGGTAGCACCTGGTCAGTTTGAAATTGCGCCAGTCTTTGAATCGGCCAACGTCGCTAGCGATCATCAGCAGCAGATCATGACTACGCTACGTGATGCCGCGGTAGATCATGGTTTTATGTGCCTACTCCATGAGAAGCCTTTCGCTGGAATTAATGGTTCTGGGAAGCACGTCAACTGGTCGATTGGTAATTCTACTCAGGGCAATTTGCTAGATCCTGGTGATACACCTGAAGAGAATCTACAGTTCCTAGCATTCTGCGGCGCTGTTATCCGTGGTGTTCATCTCTTTGGTCCTTTGATGAGAGCCGTGATTGCAACAGCTAGTAATGACCATCGTCTAGGGGCTAACGAAGCGCCGCCAGCGATTATGTCTGTCTACCTAGGTAGCCAGTTAGAAGATATCTTCAATCAGATCAAGGAAGGTAAGCTGGTTGGATCTAGCCACAAAGGGGTGATGCATCTAGGGGTGGATGTGCTGCCGCCTCTGTCAAAAGATGCAGGCGATCGCAATCGAACTTCTCCCTTTGCCTTTACCGGAAACCGGTTTGAATTCCGTGCAGTTGGATCTAGCCAATCTGTATCAGGGCCACTAATTGCATTGAACACAATGATGGCAGATTCTCTTAGTTGGATTGCCGATCAGCTAGAGGCAAAAGTCGGTAGTGGTTCTAGCCCTGAGGAAACTGGCAATGCAGTTCAGGCAATTCTTAAAGACATCATGGACAAGCATGGCGTAGCTGTCTTTGGAGGCAATGGCTACTCTGATGAGTGGCATAAGGAGGCCGTCGAGCAGCGAGGTCTTCTAAATATCCCAACGACAGCCGATGCACTTCCCTACCTGAAAGAATCCAGCGTCGTAGAGCTGTTCAAGACAACAGGCGTACTCTCTCCAACTGAGCTAGAAAGCCGATTTGAAGTATATGCTGAGCAATACATTCTTTCTATTGAAGTAGAAGCAAAACTAGTCGTAGACATAGCGAAGACGCTGATCTATCCAGCAGTGATGCGTCATTTGGGTGAAGCGGCTGGCACAGTAGCTAATCTCAGTGATATTGGAGTTAGTGTTGACAAAACACCGGTTGAAAAAGTAGCCGGTCTGGCTAAATCGCTGCTAGATGGAGCTAACGAGCTAGATAGTGCGATCGCCAAGCACGACTTTGGGTCAACCGAAGAGCACATGGATTACTGCGCAGGCACTATTCGCGACATGATGAATTCCATCCGTGAAGCGGCTGATACTTTAGAAGGTGAAATTGCCGACGATCTATGGCCGTTGCCTACTTATGAAGAAATGCTCTTCATCAAATAG
- the apcB gene encoding allophycocyanin subunit beta translates to MRDTVTSLISNYDTTGRYLDRDAIDSLQSYFITGANRVKVAAMISANAAEISREAGKKLFEVVPELIRPGGNAYTTRRYAACLRDMDYYLRYSSYALVAGNNDVLMERVLQGLRETYNSLGVPIAPTVQGIQIMKEMVKERASDMGVDDTSFIDQPFDFISREVSEISV, encoded by the coding sequence ATGCGAGATACGGTCACCAGTTTAATCAGCAACTACGACACCACCGGTCGCTACCTAGATCGTGATGCTATCGATTCTTTGCAGTCGTATTTCATTACAGGTGCTAACCGAGTAAAGGTAGCAGCTATGATTAGCGCAAACGCGGCTGAAATTTCTAGAGAAGCCGGAAAGAAGCTTTTTGAGGTTGTGCCCGAGCTTATTCGGCCTGGCGGTAACGCTTATACCACCCGTCGCTATGCGGCTTGCTTACGCGATATGGACTATTACCTGCGCTATAGCAGCTACGCGTTGGTGGCCGGCAACAACGATGTGCTGATGGAGCGAGTGCTGCAAGGTCTGCGTGAAACCTACAACTCTTTGGGTGTGCCGATCGCGCCTACAGTGCAGGGCATCCAGATAATGAAAGAGATGGTTAAAGAGCGAGCCTCGGATATGGGCGTCGACGACACTTCCTTTATCGATCAGCCATTTGACTTTATCTCTAGAGAAGTCAGCGAGATTAGTGTTTAG
- a CDS encoding site-2 protease family protein: protein MQTGWRVGSLFNIPLFIDNSWFFIVLFITFSQGSDPSRVELLGTSGAWAVGFIYAMLLFGSVLLHELGHSLVAQSQGITVNSIKLFLFGGVASIERESKTPGGAFKVAAAGPAVSIALFVLLTLLGNTGSLPPVANGLVKEVAQINLILALFNLLPGLPLDGGQIFKAAVWKVTNSRTTGVKWAAKSGQVVGWTGLLLGAIAFFSTGSLFAALWPVLIGLFILRNAAAYNRMNTLQEGLAKLQTGDAAVRDFRVLDANMSLRQFADEYLLEDKESAPVYFASSDGRYRGMVTIEDLRQVERSEWEYRNLHSIARPLLEIPHVRENTPLTEAIRLLEEKQISRLTVLTPADAVAGTLDRGDIVRAVARQLKLPIAEPMIEKIKQEGVYPAGLQLGAIVQSIEQA from the coding sequence ATGCAAACAGGCTGGCGAGTAGGCTCTCTTTTCAACATCCCGCTATTCATTGACAACTCCTGGTTCTTCATTGTCCTTTTTATTACCTTCTCGCAAGGTAGCGATCCTAGTCGAGTCGAGCTACTGGGGACAAGTGGTGCGTGGGCGGTTGGCTTTATCTATGCAATGCTGCTCTTCGGCTCAGTCTTGCTACACGAGTTAGGCCATAGTTTGGTAGCTCAGTCACAGGGAATTACGGTTAATTCGATCAAGCTGTTTCTGTTTGGTGGAGTGGCCTCGATTGAGCGCGAATCCAAAACGCCTGGTGGTGCGTTCAAAGTAGCTGCTGCTGGACCTGCTGTTAGCATTGCCCTATTTGTGTTGCTGACACTTTTAGGAAATACGGGTAGTCTACCGCCTGTTGCTAACGGGCTAGTCAAAGAAGTCGCACAGATCAACTTGATACTCGCTTTGTTCAACCTGTTACCAGGGCTACCCCTAGATGGCGGACAGATCTTTAAGGCTGCTGTTTGGAAAGTGACGAACAGCCGAACTACAGGTGTGAAGTGGGCTGCCAAGTCCGGTCAGGTAGTGGGCTGGACTGGACTGTTGTTGGGTGCGATCGCGTTCTTCTCTACGGGTAGTCTATTTGCGGCGCTTTGGCCCGTGCTGATTGGTCTTTTCATCTTGCGAAATGCAGCCGCCTATAACCGGATGAACACGTTGCAAGAAGGGCTTGCCAAGCTGCAAACAGGTGATGCGGCCGTGCGCGACTTTCGTGTACTGGATGCGAACATGTCGTTACGTCAGTTTGCCGACGAATACCTCCTCGAAGACAAGGAATCAGCACCTGTTTACTTTGCCTCCTCTGACGGCCGCTATCGAGGCATGGTCACTATCGAAGACTTACGACAGGTAGAACGCAGTGAGTGGGAATATCGCAACCTGCACAGTATCGCCCGTCCCTTGCTAGAAATTCCTCATGTCAGAGAAAATACTCCCTTAACCGAAGCAATTAGACTTTTAGAAGAAAAGCAAATTTCGCGTCTTACCGTTCTTACCCCCGCTGATGCCGTAGCAGGGACTTTGGATCGAGGTGATATTGTCCGCGCTGTTGCCAGGCAACTTAAACTTCCGATTGCAGAGCCTATGATCGAGAAAATCAAACAAGAAGGTGTCTACCCGGCAGGCCTACAGCTAGGTGCGATTGTTCAGTCTATCGAGCAGGCATAG
- a CDS encoding FGGY-family carbohydrate kinase → MYALGIDFGTSGARAVVLDGSSRSPSDSIVAQASYRFSNVTEAASSIVWKQVLWQLIEAIAPQVRTQIYRIAINATSGTMLLCDQTGQPLTQALMYNDAIARPILPELSAVAPADSPTLSATSTLAKAMWLYHSEQYAGYFASRLDHIHIAHQADWIAACLHGQAPISDYHNALKLGYDVRALAYPDWLVNLPIANWLPEVLEPGKAIAPIRSDLATQYDLPPSCQVCAGTTDSIAAFLASGARYPGEAVTSLGSTLVLKLLSQVDISSQSYGIYSHRLGNLWLVGGASNTGGSVLRQYFSSEQIAELSTQIDLSKPCELAYYPLIEPGERFPINDPDYPPQLTPRPNRDIDFLYEMLDAIARIESEGYQKLQALGAPKIKRVYTAGGGAQNQTWRDIRQQKLGVSVVEALQTEAAYGTANLALKGLIDFCV, encoded by the coding sequence ATGTATGCGTTGGGAATTGATTTTGGCACCTCTGGAGCTAGAGCGGTTGTTTTAGACGGTAGTAGCCGCAGCCCTAGTGACTCGATTGTGGCTCAGGCTAGCTATCGGTTTTCGAACGTGACGGAGGCCGCTTCTTCAATAGTGTGGAAGCAGGTGTTGTGGCAGCTGATTGAGGCGATCGCCCCCCAGGTGCGTACTCAAATCTATCGCATTGCTATCAATGCTACTTCTGGCACGATGCTGCTGTGCGATCAAACAGGGCAGCCTTTGACCCAGGCGCTGATGTATAACGACGCGATCGCTCGGCCTATTCTCCCCGAACTATCTGCCGTTGCGCCGGCTGATAGTCCTACGCTTAGTGCTACCTCCACCCTAGCCAAGGCTATGTGGCTATATCATAGCGAGCAGTATGCTGGGTATTTTGCCTCGCGCCTAGACCATATTCACATTGCGCATCAGGCGGATTGGATAGCTGCTTGCCTTCACGGCCAGGCGCCTATCAGCGACTATCACAATGCGCTAAAGCTAGGCTATGACGTGAGGGCACTGGCTTATCCCGACTGGCTTGTGAACTTACCAATTGCTAATTGGCTCCCCGAAGTTTTGGAGCCAGGAAAAGCGATCGCCCCTATTCGCTCGGATCTTGCTACTCAGTATGATCTGCCGCCTAGCTGCCAGGTCTGTGCAGGGACAACGGATAGCATTGCTGCCTTTCTTGCTAGCGGTGCTAGATACCCCGGCGAGGCAGTCACCTCATTAGGGTCGACTCTCGTTCTCAAGCTGTTGAGCCAGGTGGATATCTCTAGTCAGTCATATGGAATCTATAGCCACCGACTGGGCAATCTGTGGCTCGTAGGTGGCGCTTCTAATACCGGTGGGTCCGTTCTAAGACAGTACTTTTCATCTGAGCAGATTGCTGAACTCAGTACTCAAATTGATTTATCTAAACCCTGTGAGCTGGCTTACTATCCGCTGATTGAGCCCGGCGAGCGTTTCCCTATTAATGATCCAGACTATCCCCCTCAGCTAACGCCTAGGCCCAATCGAGATATCGACTTCCTATATGAGATGTTGGATGCGATCGCCCGTATAGAATCTGAAGGCTATCAAAAGTTGCAAGCTTTAGGAGCGCCCAAGATCAAGCGGGTTTATACAGCCGGTGGTGGTGCCCAGAACCAAACCTGGCGAGATATTAGACAGCAAAAGTTAGGCGTTAGCGTTGTTGAAGCTTTGCAAACAGAAGCTGCCTATGGAACCGCAAATCTAGCGCTGAAGGGGCTGATAGATTTTTGTGTATAG
- a CDS encoding YbjN domain-containing protein, which produces MTTTPAIETLAALPDNSEEEATSPLDVIETVISSLEQEGTAMVNHSDDGHLWKFKYGSVDVFVQLSGETDEDTLTVWSPVHKLPVQNEADMMRKLLEMNCGNTFEACFGLLEDSVVVFSARTLMDINPSEISRLMTIVASIADENDEELLKNYPAA; this is translated from the coding sequence ATGACTACAACGCCTGCTATTGAGACGCTTGCAGCCCTTCCAGATAATTCTGAAGAAGAGGCGACTTCTCCTTTAGATGTGATTGAGACAGTCATTTCCAGTCTGGAGCAGGAAGGTACGGCAATGGTGAACCATTCCGATGACGGACACCTATGGAAGTTTAAATACGGCTCAGTGGATGTGTTCGTTCAGCTTTCGGGTGAAACCGATGAAGATACGCTGACGGTCTGGTCGCCTGTACACAAGCTACCGGTTCAAAACGAGGCAGATATGATGCGTAAGCTACTCGAGATGAACTGTGGCAATACGTTTGAAGCCTGTTTCGGTCTGTTAGAAGACAGTGTTGTTGTGTTTTCAGCGCGGACTCTAATGGATATAAATCCTAGCGAAATTTCTCGATTGATGACGATCGTGGCTTCTATCGCAGATGAAAACGATGAAGAGCTGCTGAAGAATTATCCGGCGGCGTAG
- a CDS encoding class I SAM-dependent methyltransferase, translating to MPDTLTKAAYQTFQEGKKYFGVAHKALSTQLLNVLSGTQREEPNPPNPQLLLLMQGKIDALLEADWQDAEDGIYPKQALFENRWDDFFRYYPEMWLDLPKIWDRASNKRHQEFDDGIDTSGYPSYYVQNFHHQTDGYFSDSSARMYDLQVEVLFNGTAAPMRRRILAPLKQHLAQMETPIGDTPQSVKILDIACGTGNSLIWINQAIPQAALYGVDLSPAYIRKANENLSDIKSKVPAQLIQANAEALPFVDEFFEATTSTFLFHELPAEARQNVINEAFRVTKPGGVFVICDSIQKIDVPEFEPLMENFPAMFHEPYYRHYIGDDLVARLESAGFTDVTTANHFMSKYWVALKPTV from the coding sequence ATGCCAGATACACTTACCAAGGCCGCCTATCAAACCTTCCAGGAAGGCAAAAAGTACTTCGGTGTTGCTCACAAAGCCCTTAGTACTCAGCTACTTAATGTTCTTTCCGGCACTCAGCGAGAGGAGCCTAACCCACCCAACCCTCAGCTGCTTCTACTGATGCAAGGCAAAATTGATGCTCTTTTAGAAGCAGACTGGCAAGACGCGGAAGATGGCATTTATCCAAAGCAAGCGCTCTTTGAAAACCGCTGGGACGACTTTTTTCGCTACTACCCAGAGATGTGGCTAGACCTACCTAAAATTTGGGATAGGGCCAGCAACAAACGTCATCAAGAATTTGATGATGGCATCGACACTAGTGGCTATCCTAGCTACTACGTCCAGAATTTTCACCATCAAACGGACGGCTACTTCAGTGATAGCTCCGCGCGGATGTACGATCTGCAAGTTGAAGTGCTCTTCAACGGTACCGCGGCACCAATGCGGCGGCGCATCCTAGCACCGCTAAAGCAGCATTTAGCCCAAATGGAGACGCCCATCGGTGATACGCCGCAGTCAGTTAAGATTCTAGATATTGCCTGCGGTACGGGCAATAGTCTGATCTGGATCAACCAAGCGATTCCTCAGGCTGCCCTGTATGGCGTTGACCTTTCACCCGCCTATATACGCAAAGCCAACGAGAACCTATCTGATATCAAGAGTAAGGTTCCAGCGCAGCTGATTCAGGCCAATGCCGAAGCACTGCCCTTCGTCGACGAGTTCTTCGAAGCGACAACTAGCACATTCCTCTTCCACGAGCTGCCGGCTGAAGCGCGTCAAAACGTCATCAACGAAGCATTCCGGGTGACTAAGCCTGGTGGCGTTTTTGTAATCTGCGACTCTATTCAGAAGATTGACGTACCTGAGTTCGAACCGCTGATGGAAAACTTCCCGGCTATGTTCCACGAGCCCTACTATCGTCATTACATTGGGGATGATCTAGTTGCCCGCTTAGAGTCAGCTGGCTTCACAGACGTGACCACAGCTAACCACTTTATGAGTAAGTACTGGGTAGCGCTTAAGCCAACCGTATAG